From one Mesomycoplasma ovipneumoniae genomic stretch:
- the lpdA gene encoding dihydrolipoyl dehydrogenase, with amino-acid sequence MYKFKFADIGEGLHEGVVAQIYKKEGDQVNEGDSLFSVETDKITADIPSPKTGKIVKVLMSEGDTIHVGQEIYYIDDGSGDSDVPEVKTEEKKEEEASGASVVGEVKVSNDLLSFDFGPKKSTAKPAKTPAPKVEKAPEKPTSSANTGKVYQGKIDQEFDVIVIGSGPGGYLAAAEAGKNGLSTLIVEKEYWGGVCLNVGCIPTKAMLKTAEVLDYVTHFSDYGLEGKTDVKISWEKMHQRKTEVVNKLVGGVKAIVKSARATSIFGEAKFLGAHEISVEDKVYRGKHIILATGSRDRKLNLPGFEQGYQSGKILTSKEAINLEEKISSIVIIGGGVIGVEFAQIFVAAGVKVTILQNLPRLLANLDGEISQIITKNLTDRGVNVVLNSNIISYENDSIIYELDGKRQQISADKILVSIGREPNSEGLSEVGVELDARKSVVVDDQCRTNVDGVYAIGDLCAKAMLAHVAYRHAVVAVSTITGKGEKYNDKTVPACVYTHPEIASVGLTEEQAKEQGYDFVVGKASFAHIGKAIAAGDAHGFAKLIVDKKYGEILGAHFIGPVATDMISEIVVSMDAEVTIHELAAAIHPHPTYSEVIWEAARAAQAKLKR; translated from the coding sequence ATGTATAAATTTAAATTTGCTGACATTGGAGAAGGACTCCATGAAGGAGTTGTTGCCCAAATTTACAAAAAAGAAGGCGACCAAGTTAATGAAGGTGATTCGTTGTTCTCAGTTGAAACTGACAAAATTACCGCTGACATACCTTCGCCAAAAACCGGAAAAATTGTTAAAGTTTTAATGTCTGAAGGTGATACAATTCACGTTGGTCAAGAAATTTATTATATTGATGATGGATCAGGTGATAGCGATGTTCCCGAAGTTAAAACTGAAGAGAAAAAGGAAGAAGAAGCAAGTGGAGCAAGTGTTGTTGGTGAAGTAAAAGTAAGCAATGATCTTTTAAGTTTTGATTTTGGTCCAAAAAAATCAACAGCAAAACCAGCAAAAACTCCTGCCCCAAAAGTTGAAAAAGCACCTGAAAAACCTACCTCTTCTGCAAATACTGGCAAAGTTTACCAAGGTAAAATTGACCAAGAATTTGATGTAATTGTTATCGGTTCAGGGCCTGGTGGTTATCTTGCAGCTGCTGAGGCTGGTAAAAATGGTTTATCAACTCTAATTGTTGAAAAAGAATATTGAGGTGGTGTTTGTTTAAATGTTGGCTGCATTCCAACAAAAGCAATGTTAAAAACTGCCGAAGTTCTTGATTATGTAACTCACTTTAGCGACTATGGACTTGAAGGAAAAACTGATGTAAAAATTTCCTGAGAGAAAATGCACCAACGAAAAACTGAAGTTGTTAACAAATTAGTTGGTGGAGTTAAGGCGATTGTAAAATCGGCAAGAGCTACAAGCATTTTTGGTGAAGCCAAATTCCTAGGTGCGCACGAAATTTCAGTTGAAGATAAAGTTTATCGTGGAAAACATATCATTCTTGCAACTGGATCGCGTGACCGTAAATTGAATTTACCTGGTTTTGAGCAAGGTTACCAATCTGGAAAAATTTTAACTTCAAAAGAAGCAATTAATCTTGAAGAAAAAATTAGTTCAATTGTAATAATTGGTGGCGGTGTTATTGGTGTTGAATTTGCCCAAATTTTTGTCGCTGCTGGAGTTAAGGTAACAATTTTACAAAATCTTCCAAGACTTTTAGCAAACCTTGATGGCGAAATTTCACAAATTATTACAAAAAACTTAACTGACCGTGGTGTTAATGTTGTCCTAAATTCTAATATTATTAGCTATGAAAATGATAGTATTATTTACGAGCTTGACGGAAAAAGACAACAAATTAGCGCTGATAAAATTTTAGTAAGCATTGGTCGTGAGCCAAATTCTGAAGGTCTTAGTGAAGTTGGAGTTGAACTTGATGCTCGCAAAAGTGTTGTCGTTGATGACCAATGTAGAACAAATGTTGACGGAGTTTATGCAATTGGTGATCTTTGTGCAAAAGCAATGCTAGCCCATGTCGCTTACCGTCATGCCGTTGTTGCAGTAAGTACAATAACCGGAAAAGGTGAAAAATATAACGATAAAACCGTTCCAGCTTGCGTTTATACTCACCCTGAAATTGCTTCAGTTGGTCTAACTGAAGAACAAGCAAAAGAACAAGGTTATGATTTTGTAGTTGGAAAAGCTAGTTTTGCTCACATTGGTAAAGCAATTGCTGCCGGAGATGCCCACGGATTTGCTAAATTAATTGTTGATAAAAAATATGGCGAAATTCTTGGTGCTCACTTTATCGGTCCAGTAGCTACTGATATGATTTCAGAAATTGTCGTTTCAATGGATGCTGAGGTAACAATTCATGAACTTGCAGCGGCAATTCACCCACACCCTACTTATAGCGAAGTAATTTGAGAAGCAGCCCGTGCTGCACAAGCAAAACTAAAAAGATAA
- a CDS encoding P97 family adhesin, with protein MSKSTITKKLLTKKNIFLLGLSTIAGGVIIATPLLVFANLELKNPRIDVQNQAKSISFISIKDKYLNANSDYLDLKKKLLNDDNTKKTDIDLTDFFDFYQTNNSSIPVNFSIDHNWKPFKLEIFDIKPDDNEQTFEVFWRVLQKLDDNKTATSDLFKQKVAYNYVPDYSLSNFSTYSEDQLKKLRPYTNSEVNFSFKKELTKLISVEDFQTKVNSAKNDTEAREIISKYFNLDETISQIFNNKSFYFESESGIQKPRYDINLVKDQIITDRYLVKTATPGVYKLTFVAQFSSDFSKEIAADINKNSKFFLTTQLNLSNSFLDNSISDDIVLSEFSDSDYFAIDNFSQNNSTLITGWDFLNYYNNEIFATKENRADFLNSLIEKMVKTPLISKIRFENKLANLDFNQISKFLDVQIKLDTEQVNLDFKDNNVVAQINGDIVIKDKRNDKIVATKKFSQSIKNFEILAQNDPDFAALVDKSGLVIEPKTQVPTNPIGIPKDELLALIESNNFDKLKKVLQNSRYYGFRFDETQLKSMIDSYNLPTVEDLIKNSNVDDAASKGITSIYSNYFNSDEKISQFLSFLSKQDVSFVAKYWFDYLKHFGLIESGSNWPENSNTNELFKKLSEIKIKPTKQPRGQIDEEGELKVWLFSFNYGFLDLNKPLENGFYISDELENTLNLMKTNSSFSPEYFIKQIELQSNQLTKPNFSSTDGKNNIENLTDFLAAFYSLAYSKQKSQKLFTGNFGKDFNYKIQFSLEPNLANVDALEKSNDQNLKVKYWYNIGPVDKNGDLVSVIYQTKKSEIELKINSENKLLSDQVDKLDEIASTFSPNSQIVFLTKEDFEIVKTQINLAISKSKENEPVSVDKEVEKLPFTSYLTFEHKDIDLGFYVIKKPKQTETDTTATQTTTDTDITGVLEKIPNTGNRIQHNLFLYLYDKNNPKNFSSQPIRVIIMEHTTSLLLK; from the coding sequence GTGTCAAAGAGTACAATCACTAAAAAACTACTAACTAAAAAAAATATTTTTCTTTTAGGGCTAAGCACTATTGCTGGTGGAGTAATTATTGCCACTCCGCTACTCGTTTTTGCAAATTTAGAACTAAAAAACCCCCGAATTGATGTGCAAAACCAAGCAAAATCAATTTCTTTTATTAGTATAAAGGATAAATATTTAAATGCTAATTCTGACTATTTAGATCTAAAAAAGAAACTTTTGAACGACGATAACACTAAAAAAACTGACATTGATTTAACAGATTTTTTTGATTTTTACCAGACCAATAACTCTAGCATTCCTGTTAATTTTTCAATCGATCATAATTGAAAACCTTTCAAACTAGAAATTTTTGATATCAAACCTGATGATAATGAGCAAACATTCGAGGTTTTTTGGCGAGTTTTACAAAAATTAGACGACAATAAAACAGCAACTTCTGACTTATTTAAACAAAAAGTTGCTTATAATTATGTTCCAGATTATTCGCTTTCTAATTTTTCTACTTACTCAGAAGACCAACTCAAAAAATTAAGACCTTACACAAATAGTGAGGTTAATTTTTCATTCAAAAAAGAATTAACCAAGCTAATTTCAGTTGAAGATTTCCAAACAAAAGTTAATAGCGCAAAAAATGACACTGAAGCTAGAGAAATTATTAGTAAATATTTTAACCTTGATGAGACAATTTCACAAATTTTTAATAATAAAAGCTTTTACTTTGAATCTGAAAGTGGTATTCAAAAGCCTCGCTATGATATAAATTTGGTAAAAGATCAAATTATAACTGATCGATATTTAGTAAAAACAGCAACTCCTGGGGTTTATAAATTAACCTTTGTTGCCCAGTTTTCTTCTGATTTTTCAAAGGAAATTGCCGCTGATATTAATAAGAATTCCAAATTTTTCCTTACAACTCAGCTCAATTTAAGTAATTCTTTCCTTGATAATTCAATTAGTGATGACATTGTTTTAAGCGAATTTTCTGATAGTGATTATTTTGCAATAGATAATTTTAGTCAAAATAATTCAACTTTAATTACAGGGTGAGATTTTCTAAATTATTATAATAATGAAATTTTTGCAACCAAAGAAAATCGCGCCGATTTTCTTAATTCACTTATTGAAAAAATGGTAAAAACACCACTAATATCAAAAATTAGATTCGAAAATAAACTAGCAAATTTAGATTTTAACCAAATTTCAAAATTTTTAGATGTTCAAATAAAATTAGATACTGAACAAGTTAATTTAGATTTTAAAGATAACAATGTTGTAGCCCAAATTAATGGTGATATTGTTATAAAAGATAAAAGAAATGATAAAATTGTTGCTACAAAAAAATTCTCACAAAGTATTAAAAATTTTGAAATATTAGCTCAAAATGACCCTGATTTTGCAGCATTAGTTGACAAAAGCGGTTTGGTTATTGAACCAAAAACCCAAGTGCCAACAAATCCAATAGGAATTCCAAAAGACGAATTATTAGCGCTAATTGAGTCAAATAATTTCGATAAATTAAAGAAAGTTCTTCAAAATTCTCGTTATTATGGTTTTAGATTTGACGAAACTCAACTAAAATCAATGATTGATAGTTATAATTTACCAACTGTTGAAGATTTAATTAAGAACTCAAATGTCGATGATGCAGCCTCTAAAGGGATAACATCAATTTATTCTAATTACTTTAATAGTGATGAGAAAATTTCACAATTTTTGTCATTTTTATCAAAACAAGACGTTAGTTTTGTTGCAAAATATTGGTTTGATTATCTTAAACATTTTGGATTAATAGAATCTGGATCAAACTGGCCGGAAAATTCTAATACTAATGAATTATTTAAAAAATTAAGTGAAATTAAAATTAAGCCTACAAAACAACCGCGTGGTCAAATTGATGAAGAAGGTGAGCTAAAAGTTTGACTTTTTTCATTTAACTATGGCTTTTTAGATTTAAATAAACCTCTTGAAAATGGCTTTTATATTAGTGATGAGCTTGAAAATACGCTTAATTTGATGAAAACAAATTCATCTTTTAGTCCTGAATATTTTATAAAACAGATCGAATTACAATCAAATCAATTAACTAAACCTAATTTTTCAAGCACAGATGGTAAAAATAATATTGAAAATCTTACCGATTTTCTTGCAGCTTTTTATTCATTAGCTTATTCAAAACAAAAGAGTCAAAAACTTTTTACTGGTAATTTTGGTAAAGATTTTAATTATAAAATTCAATTTAGTCTGGAGCCTAATTTAGCAAATGTTGATGCTTTAGAAAAATCAAATGACCAAAATTTAAAAGTAAAATATTGATACAATATTGGTCCAGTTGATAAAAATGGTGATCTAGTTAGCGTTATTTATCAAACAAAAAAATCAGAAATTGAACTAAAAATCAATTCTGAGAATAAACTTTTAAGCGACCAAGTTGATAAATTAGATGAAATTGCCTCAACTTTTTCACCAAATTCACAAATAGTTTTCTTAACTAAAGAAGATTTTGAGATTGTTAAAACTCAAATCAATCTCGCTATCTCAAAATCAAAGGAAAACGAGCCAGTATCTGTTGATAAAGAAGTAGAAAAACTACCTTTTACTAGTTATTTAACCTTTGAACACAAAGATATAGATTTAGGCTTTTATGTAATAAAAAAACCAAAACAGACTGAAACAGACACAACAGCAACACAAACTACTACCGACACTGATATTACCGGTGTACTTGAGAAAATTCCTAACACTGGAAACCGGATTCAACATAATTTATTTTTATACCTTTATGATAAAAATAATCCTAAAAATTTCTCAAGTCAACCTATCCGCGTTATTATCATGGAGCATACAACTTCTCTATTGTTAAAATAG
- a CDS encoding P110/LppT family adhesin N-terminal domain produces the protein MKKIKLNHIIFAIIGVSAVVSVSASVPYLISLQSKNYNSKLSEFDEKLANATNLNVNSEFNTTEFDSLVANLKLKSKFAKKLSASDALNLHFDKAYNFDLNNAIDFSEISQKYPGLNFRLVVPRSQSEVKIESNKIKNLAVNISNSSKSINYTASFDLDFSDHDKTLNFSAQNLSASISLLNQDFLEGKTATEIAILFYNEFKENFEKTKNSSSALFATFSKFGGISFSINSEPVFVFPSNFEIKPDLQDEKLMFTNIDDVNNKIDLALTLFDKKTQKSSKLTLNFVDVPKKADQKKSSEFLKIFKKNYKFNSTISKYLAQNNLSVAEYFTQNPQSLNLEQFSSWFTSNSSSSSTENASENDKFLEEIKDLIPNFSPKSVTFSVKENKNDPKNSNIVNVGLNIEGNFSDGTLLPLGLKLGEDNTYTFNFELEFDTNEEIYGAHFINAIESFDKQGSENIDNLSFEIKKDLPITVFASTIDDKIQPFLNKPYDIKNITTQLAPFFEALNFFATKSNKVNQTPITSSTDDTADQTTEGSVTSTAVPANVSALATLFQETSESSSTPSSTNSTPTAPDTTTPPSDQSLGDYLRKLLGNLEKSNLPEGTSISISANHQDETYEINLKIKTPNGIERNLTVEIDDVNQDNKLYKSFSDSVKTHLFLDWKTNVETEEESLEDGQKQQVVKSISAVNNPNFRFKINPAPSDKSKEKVHVDEQEQGIYLAEGGISLDKAVSSNTDLKLKDGTSFLYAFKPKKLPKIDFFQYFLLKTGEQANDFNLVIEKQFRVPDVFKIGADFVPKPPAQIFRDNNDGFLTTDKEGFRSTYNGEITVAIQKGTMRTVIGIDPKNPHNDFHDFLNNSRSTIILGVDIEKKDSKSIMNIKFYSTESDDAKKPIFTWSRQIPDVAKINFGKDFTFGTTKSKIQEEIDKLSLRTSETGITFKGFVFFDTPQSEEEYNKLFEKFRSEYL, from the coding sequence ATGAAAAAGATTAAATTAAATCATATAATTTTTGCAATTATTGGAGTTAGCGCGGTCGTTAGTGTTTCTGCCAGTGTTCCGTATCTAATCTCCTTACAGTCAAAAAATTATAATTCAAAATTATCGGAATTTGACGAGAAATTAGCTAATGCTACAAATCTAAATGTTAATTCAGAATTTAACACGACCGAATTTGACAGCCTAGTTGCTAATTTAAAACTTAAGTCAAAATTTGCTAAAAAATTAAGTGCTTCTGATGCACTAAATTTGCATTTTGATAAGGCATACAATTTTGACTTAAATAATGCAATTGACTTTAGTGAAATTAGTCAAAAATATCCAGGCCTAAATTTCAGATTGGTTGTTCCTAGAAGTCAATCAGAAGTAAAAATTGAGTCAAATAAAATAAAAAATCTTGCTGTTAATATTTCAAATTCAAGTAAAAGCATAAATTATACAGCAAGTTTTGACTTAGATTTTTCAGATCATGATAAAACCTTGAATTTTTCAGCCCAAAATTTGAGTGCATCAATTAGTCTTCTAAATCAAGATTTTTTAGAAGGAAAAACCGCAACTGAAATTGCTATTTTGTTTTATAATGAATTTAAGGAAAATTTTGAAAAAACAAAAAATTCAAGTTCAGCATTATTTGCAACATTTTCTAAATTTGGCGGAATTTCCTTTAGTATAAATTCTGAACCGGTTTTTGTTTTTCCTTCCAATTTTGAAATAAAACCTGATTTACAAGATGAAAAATTAATGTTCACAAATATTGACGATGTTAATAATAAAATTGATTTAGCATTAACTTTATTTGATAAAAAAACACAAAAAAGTAGCAAATTAACACTTAACTTTGTCGATGTGCCTAAGAAAGCTGACCAAAAAAAATCTTCTGAATTTTTAAAAATCTTTAAGAAAAATTATAAATTTAACTCAACTATTTCGAAATATTTAGCACAAAACAATCTTAGCGTAGCAGAATATTTTACTCAAAATCCTCAAAGTTTAAATCTTGAGCAGTTTAGTTCTTGATTTACTTCAAATTCAAGTTCAAGTTCAACTGAAAATGCAAGTGAAAACGATAAATTTCTAGAAGAAATTAAAGATTTAATACCTAATTTTAGCCCAAAAAGTGTCACTTTTTCAGTAAAAGAAAACAAAAATGATCCTAAAAATTCTAATATTGTCAATGTTGGACTAAATATTGAAGGTAATTTTAGTGATGGAACCTTGCTTCCTTTAGGTCTAAAACTTGGCGAAGATAACACTTATACTTTCAATTTTGAACTAGAATTTGATACAAACGAAGAAATTTATGGTGCACATTTTATAAATGCAATTGAGAGTTTTGACAAACAAGGATCAGAAAATATTGACAATTTAAGCTTTGAAATCAAGAAAGACTTGCCAATTACAGTTTTTGCTTCGACAATTGATGATAAAATCCAACCTTTTTTAAATAAACCTTACGATATAAAAAATATAACAACCCAACTAGCCCCTTTTTTCGAGGCTCTTAATTTTTTTGCAACAAAAAGTAATAAAGTTAATCAAACTCCAATAACTTCAAGCACTGATGACACTGCTGATCAGACCACTGAAGGTTCAGTTACTTCTACGGCTGTTCCTGCAAATGTTAGCGCTTTAGCGACCTTATTCCAAGAAACATCAGAATCAAGTTCGACTCCCTCGAGCACAAATTCAACTCCTACAGCTCCAGATACAACTACCCCTCCAAGTGATCAATCTTTAGGTGATTACCTAAGAAAACTTCTTGGAAATCTTGAAAAATCTAATCTTCCTGAGGGCACTTCTATTTCTATTTCTGCAAATCATCAAGATGAAACCTATGAAATAAATCTTAAGATTAAAACCCCTAATGGAATTGAAAGAAATTTAACAGTTGAAATTGATGATGTAAATCAAGATAATAAACTTTATAAATCTTTCTCTGATAGCGTAAAAACACACCTATTTTTAGATTGAAAAACTAATGTTGAAACAGAAGAGGAATCTTTAGAAGATGGTCAAAAACAGCAAGTTGTAAAATCAATTTCAGCCGTTAATAATCCAAATTTTAGATTTAAAATAAATCCGGCTCCTTCAGATAAATCAAAAGAAAAAGTTCATGTTGATGAACAAGAACAAGGTATTTATCTAGCTGAAGGCGGGATTTCCTTGGACAAAGCTGTAAGTAGCAACACAGATCTAAAATTAAAAGACGGCACTTCCTTCCTTTATGCTTTTAAACCAAAAAAATTACCCAAAATAGATTTTTTCCAATATTTTTTACTAAAAACAGGTGAACAAGCAAATGATTTTAACTTAGTTATTGAAAAGCAATTCAGAGTTCCCGATGTTTTTAAAATTGGTGCTGATTTTGTCCCTAAGCCGCCGGCTCAAATTTTTCGCGACAATAATGATGGATTTCTAACAACCGATAAAGAAGGATTTCGATCAACATATAATGGTGAAATTACAGTTGCAATTCAAAAGGGTACTATGAGAACTGTAATAGGAATTGATCCAAAAAATCCTCACAATGATTTTCATGATTTTCTTAATAATTCTAGGTCCACTATTATTTTAGGCGTGGATATTGAAAAAAAAGATAGCAAATCGATTATGAATATTAAGTTTTATTCTACCGAATCTGACGATGCTAAAAAACCAATTTTTACTTGAAGTCGCCAAATACCAGATGTTGCAAAAATAAATTTTGGAAAAGATTTTACTTTTGGAACCACCAAATCAAAAATCCAAGAAGAAATCGACAAACTATCTTTAAGAACATCTGAAACAGGAATCACCTTTAAAGGTTTTGTTTTTTTTGACACACCTCAAAGTGAAGAAGAATATAATAAACTTTTTGAAAAATTTAGATCTGAATATCTCTAA
- the dnaB gene encoding replicative DNA helicase — translation MNNSRYTSPDIESFVVSFLLSNPKKIINYIDLIKFENFSDPRLAEVVKAIKSVSTNNPEPEVNLVVEELAKNQKLEKIGGKSFIIWLYNNNFSLPSEIKSHLEIIAEKQKLRELRKIVLEAGKNLDNGTQKSTSISTEIIEKINVLESSHQVQTFSNIHDIVTEVFNFIVELRTSPSALRGISTGYDNFDVVTSGFQKGDLIVLAARPSVGKTAFALNLAWNVCKSQKSVLFFSLEMSKNDLGMRLLSLVSGIGGNKFKRPKNLTPEDLQRIQLSISKRLKNIKLTINDSGSINIDEIVNEVLKRHRNNEVFDLIVIDYLQLINSQKKEQNYNRTVEVSIISRKLKQLARAVNTPIIALAQLSRNVERREDKIPMLSDLRESGAIEQDADIVLFLHREDYYNKKEYSVESSEPNTNLIIAKHRNGAVGKLLFHFLPEVGSFIEVIEAKRE, via the coding sequence ATGAATAATTCACGATATACTTCTCCTGATATTGAATCATTTGTTGTTTCTTTTTTACTTTCAAATCCAAAAAAAATAATTAATTATATTGACTTAATTAAGTTTGAAAATTTTAGTGATCCAAGACTGGCAGAAGTTGTAAAAGCAATTAAAAGTGTTTCTACTAATAATCCTGAGCCTGAGGTTAATTTGGTAGTTGAAGAATTGGCAAAAAATCAAAAGTTGGAAAAAATAGGTGGTAAGTCATTCATAATTTGACTTTATAACAATAACTTTTCTTTGCCATCTGAAATAAAATCACATTTAGAAATTATTGCAGAAAAACAAAAACTGCGTGAATTAAGAAAAATAGTTCTTGAGGCAGGTAAAAATCTTGATAATGGAACACAAAAATCAACAAGTATTTCTACTGAAATTATCGAGAAAATTAATGTTTTAGAGTCAAGTCATCAAGTTCAGACTTTTTCAAATATTCATGATATAGTCACAGAAGTTTTTAATTTTATTGTTGAACTGAGAACAAGTCCAAGTGCACTTCGGGGTATCTCAACTGGTTATGATAATTTTGATGTTGTAACTTCTGGTTTTCAAAAAGGTGATCTAATCGTTTTAGCAGCTCGTCCGTCAGTTGGGAAAACGGCTTTTGCCCTTAATTTGGCATGAAATGTTTGCAAAAGTCAAAAATCTGTTTTATTCTTTTCACTTGAAATGTCAAAAAATGATTTAGGGATGAGACTCTTATCACTGGTTTCAGGAATTGGTGGAAATAAATTTAAAAGGCCAAAAAATCTAACCCCAGAAGATCTACAAAGAATTCAACTTTCAATTTCTAAACGATTAAAAAATATTAAACTAACAATAAATGACTCAGGTTCAATTAATATCGACGAAATTGTCAATGAAGTTTTAAAACGACACCGCAACAACGAAGTTTTTGACTTAATAGTTATTGACTACCTGCAGTTAATAAACTCGCAAAAAAAAGAGCAAAATTATAACCGAACTGTTGAAGTGTCGATTATTTCCCGAAAATTAAAACAACTAGCAAGGGCAGTCAATACTCCAATTATTGCCTTAGCTCAACTTTCAAGAAATGTTGAAAGGCGTGAAGATAAAATTCCAATGCTTTCAGATTTGCGTGAGTCAGGAGCTATCGAACAAGATGCTGATATTGTGTTGTTTCTGCATCGCGAAGATTATTACAACAAAAAAGAATATAGTGTAGAAAGCAGTGAGCCAAATACAAACTTAATTATTGCAAAACATCGAAATGGCGCTGTTGGAAAACTATTATTTCATTTTCTGCCAGAAGTTGGTTCTTTTATTGAAGTTATCGAAGCAAAAAGGGAATAA